The Halichondria panicea chromosome 17, odHalPani1.1, whole genome shotgun sequence DNA segment TGAcaatgctaataattataaagattaGTGGCAAGTCTCTTTAGTGATATGTCTTAGTGGTGTTCCCTTAATGGCGTCCACCATGGAAGCTGGGCATAATAAAATTAGTATGCAGCCAGTCCCAAATCCTAGCCCTCAATATAATGCAAGTTTCAACTCATGTTAAATAACAAGCCCACCTAATTATCTAACATACAACCACTGTTGAGAAAGCACTGATGTCGATGCTCCCGTATTCTAACActaccccctcacacacatgcaggtatcTCCATATATAACCTGGTAGGCAGACGGACGTTTGCACCAATGTCAGTGTGGAGTGGGATGCAGCTGGTCAGTCTCATCGGACTACTGCTGCTCTACAAACTGTTGGGACCTATCAAGAAGCCACAAATGACTTAAATTTATGCCTGATTTTTTATTTCTTCAACAATTGGTGCAATAATTAAATGATGTGTCACAAATTTGTCAAGATGAGATGACGTGTAAAAAAATAATGCAAATTGCTTAAGAATTGTGTGAgtttttgcataattattattattttcggTTAATGATTAGATGGGCGTGACCGTCTAATCGACAGGTGCAAGGCCAAGGGAAACCATAGGGGTAGGAAGATGTTTTACCTAAGGGGGGCAAACAATATGTTATACCAATATCACTGAGACACAATTTAAAATTCTCCAAAATATCTTTGTCTTCTAGAATTAACAGAAATAAAATCCTTCGCTATAGCTAATAAATCTATCCTGTCTGTCctatgtttgtgtacataaagCAAAAAAAGATTGTTAAGTCTACATTCAGTCATTGTGCTCCTCAAGAATGTTTTGAGCCTTCGCAGTGCTGAAAACGATCTTTCGGCTGAAGCTGTTGTTACAGGGAAGGTAAAGTACAATGAGAGTAGCATAAACACTTCAGACAGCATTTTCTTGTAAATATGATTGCTATTAATCGCTTGAGCTATAGTCCTTATATTTGTCACAGTTGTTACTTGTGGAGTAGCTTGCTTAACCATATCAGCAACTAGTGCAAGATGTGTACACAAACGTTTCAAATCAAAGTCCTTCTCAAGGAAACTTTTTACGGAGGGAGGAAGGATCTCAATATCATATGGTCTTCCATTTGCAGCATTCAGCAGGAGTATTTCAATTTCTTTTATAATTTTCATATCTTTCTGATCAAATCTTCTATCGATCTCACCTCCAGCAAGTTCTAGTACTTCATAATACGCACGTCTAAACCTTGACTTAGGGTCTGTGTATTGGTGTGCAGTACTTCCAGTATTATACCTCTTGGGTAATTTCCTTTGGCGAGGCAATTTGGGCTCTTCAGTGAAATGCTTGCTTTCCTCACATACTGAACTATAAAACTGATCAAATTTAGATTCAGTCCGAAGAGCTTTTAGGTGGGATGCAAGTAGACTAGCACCTGTAGTTGCTTCCTGAATTGTTAGGTCCACTGCTTGCAAGTTAATGGACAACTGCTCAGAAGCAGAAAATACCAAGTAAGCAAGTTTCAGTGCAAAGTACGTGTCAAAGCATTCCATACGCCCAAGTAGACCGTTGGCTTTTGCTGCGTACTCATCATGGCCTTTCTGAATAATTTCCAAAGCATCAATCAACACCTGATAATTTCTCAAGATAGAATTTATAGCAGTATGACGAACAGTCCAGCGTGTGGGACAAAGCACTCTCAGTGATGGAGTACTCCCATCTCCTTGTAGAGCAATATCTTTACGGAGTGAATCGAACAAGGATAGCCGCTTGGGAGAAAAGCGTATGAGCTGTACAAGATTGTATATGAAATCCATTACATTCCTGACCAGTTCAGATTTGTTTGTAACATCTTTGAGGACGAGATTAAGATTATGAGCTAAGCAATGAACATACAATGCCTCAGGAACTTCAGATTTCATTAGGGCTTGTACACCATTTCTTATCCCACTCATTGTAGAAGCACCGTCGTATGCTTGACCTCGTATTGAACACAAAGGTAAGGTACATCTAATTAGAATGTCCTTGATAGCAGAGAAAACAGTACAGGCTTTAGTATCAGGTAATTGAAACAATCCTAATCCATCTTCATGAACATTTAGATCTTCATCAATCCAGCGAACAGAGAGACACATTTGCTCTTGGTGGGATACGTCAGTGGCTTCATCAGCTAAGATTGAATAAAAACGACTCTCTTTCACATGTGACAGTATATCTCTAAGTACAAACTGCCCCATTTTGGTAATAATTTCATTCACAATCTCGGGCGAAAGATAATCACGCTGTTTAAGCCATCTCAGCATTTTTTTATCTTCTTCAGCCCTAAGTAGAAGAAGTTGGGCTAGATTTCCTTCAGGATCATCACCGTCATGTTTTCCACGAAGAGGCAATCCTTGTCTTACAAGGAACTTAATGGTAGAGAGTAGTTTCATAAGCATTGTTCTATGATAAAGTTGATCAGTTGCAAGCTGTGTGCTCAGCAGAGTGTCTACCCTCACACCTGTAGATCTCTTCAGCACAACTTCTTTATGCATGTTACTATCTTCGTGAGCACGAAACCTGTCTATGGCTTTCTTAAAATTGTTGAAACCATCTTCCACGAATGCTGGCTGATACTTCCTTGTAGGAGTCACACTCAGCAAATTGTTTGCCTTAGCAGCTCTGCACAAATAGCAAAATATTTTCCTATTTTCTGAACACACAGTTATCCATGGGTAGAGCTCATACCATCTCGTCAAAATAGGTCTCTCATCCTTCACAGCTGGTAGCTGAGGTTGAAAAGGAATGTTAATGTCTTTACACCCCTGGCAATTGCAAGCAGCTTGGGTACTCGAAGCTTCAGACTCTATGGGTATAAAACATTCTCATTAAATCATGTCACTACATAGCTGTAAGGCTAGAGAGCATTGTCAATTTGAGCAAGCTGTTTAAGCTAGATAGCTACATTTAAGCTTATACTGGGGCTATAATTCACTTACCTGCTTGATCCAAAGAAGCACTGGTAGTACTACTGTCAGACAGACTTGAAAAAGTAATCTTGGCCTGATACATTGTTATTTTTGCCACATGCTCACAATATTTTTTCAATTAGAGAGCAGTGCTGGCTAAGGGGGGCGAAAAAGCAAAATATTTGGCTGAGGGGGGCAACTGCCCCCCTTGCCCCCCTGGTTCCTACGCCTATGGAAACTAATGGAAACTGAACCAGCTATCAAAGGTATTGCGACTTGGTTGACTAGTACAGTACTCTGTCCGTAGTTTCTTATTAACCCTTAGTGTATGTATGTGCTGGTGTATATACTTGGCACACTACTCATTACATGTCATTGAATGTGTGTCCTTTGCATGCAGTAGAGACATCAAGGCGATGCACACCGCTGGGCCGAAGATGTCAGCTCCATCTCAACCTCTTCATTGTTGCCTTCATGCAACTACCACTGGCCATCATGTTTGCCACTCCTATCTCATCATTCTACCTCTTTGTGACAAGTCAACCTCCATCCTCTAACAACACTGACGAGATTGTGAGTGGCTCAGTTGATTGTTCGAAACCTCCCTCAGGCTCCCtgtcacacacaccacactcaccacccacaccacactcaccaccctcacccaccacccacacacatgcaggtggaTTGGCAGGGCCTGGGGCAATCAGACACCTTCTACTCCTGGGTCATAACACTCCTTGGAATAGCCATCCTCTCCACTTCTCTGGTTCTAATGTGTCTACCATTCCTTTCATTTTTTCGAGTTTTGATAGTGTTCAATTTTCTCATCCTCATCACAAGTGGTCTCACCTATGCATTAGCGTTCAGACCCTGGGTCATCTTGGCTTCATATTGTATTCGTGGTGTTGGATTCAGCATGTCCGAAGTGTTGCTGATAGGTTACATCAGTG contains these protein-coding regions:
- the LOC135351552 gene encoding zinc finger MYM-type protein 1-like, whose translation is MYQAKITFSSLSDSSTTSASLDQAESEASSTQAACNCQGCKDINIPFQPQLPAVKDERPILTRWYELYPWITVCSENRKIFCYLCRAAKANNLLSVTPTRKYQPAFVEDGFNNFKKAIDRFRAHEDSNMHKEVVLKRSTGVRVDTLLSTQLATDQLYHRTMLMKLLSTIKFLVRQGLPLRGKHDGDDPEGNLAQLLLLRAEEDKKMLRWLKQRDYLSPEIVNEIITKMGQFVLRDILSHVKESRFYSILADEATDVSHQEQMCLSVRWIDEDLNVHEDGLGLFQLPDTKACTVFSAIKDILIRCTLPLCSIRGQAYDGASTMSGIRNGVQALMKSEVPEALYVHCLAHNLNLVLKDVTNKSELVRNVMDFIYNLVQLIRFSPKRLSLFDSLRKDIALQGDGSTPSLRVLCPTRWTVRHTAINSILRNYQVLIDALEIIQKGHDEYAAKANGLLGRMECFDTYFALKLAYLVFSASEQLSINLQAVDLTIQEATTGASLLASHLKALRTESKFDQFYSSVCEESKHFTEEPKLPRQRKLPKRYNTGSTAHQYTDPKSRFRRAYYEVLELAGGEIDRRFDQKDMKIIKEIEILLLNAANGRPYDIEILPPSVKSFLEKDFDLKRLCTHLALVADMVKQATPQVTTVTNIRTIAQAINSNHIYKKMLSEVFMLLSLYFTFPVTTASAERSFSALRRLKTFLRSTMTECRLNNLFLLYVHKHRTDRIDLLAIAKDFISVNSRRQRYFGEF